A single region of the Triticum dicoccoides isolate Atlit2015 ecotype Zavitan chromosome 2B, WEW_v2.0, whole genome shotgun sequence genome encodes:
- the LOC119362861 gene encoding serine/arginine-rich SC35-like splicing factor SCL33 yields MRRGYSYSPSPPPRGYRGRARSPSPRDRYDGRGRDLPTSLLVRNLRRDCRPDDLRRPFAQFGRLKDVYIPRDYYTQEPRGFGFVQYFDPDDAADAKYYMDGQVILGREVAVVFAQENRKKPAEMRTRESSRGRSYDRRHSPSPRGRPSYRGRSYSRSPSPRPARRRFRDESPTRSRSPVDSGSRSASPLDGKYGRSSRRERSISVSG; encoded by the exons ATGAGAAGAGGCTACAGCTACAGTCCATCCCCGCCACCAAGAGGCTACAGGGGAAGGGCCCGTAGTCCAAGTCCCCGTGATCGTTATGATGGTCGGGGTAGAGATCTCCCAACCAGTCTTTTGGTCAGGAACCTTCGTCGTGACTGCAG GCCAGATGACCTACGCAGGCCATTTGCACAGTTTGGTCGTCTTAAGGACGTATATATTCCAAGGGATTACTATACTCA GGAGCCGCGAGGATTTGGGTTTGTGCAGTACTTTGATCCCGACGATGCGGCAGACGCAAAATACTACATGGATGGACAGGTCATTCTTGGTAGAGAAGTTGCAGTTGTTTTTGCACAGGAGAACAGAAAGAAGCCTGCTGAGATGAGAACCAGAGAAAG TAGCAGAGGTCGGTCTTACGATCGGCGGCACTCTCCTTCCCCGAGGGGGCGGCCATCTTACCGTGGCCGAAGCTACTCAAG GTCTCCATCACCTCGGCCCGCAAGGCGGAGGTTCAGAGACGAGTCCCCCACGCGCTCCCGCTCGCCTGTGGACAGCGGATCGAGGAGCGCGAGTCCATTGGATGGGAAGTACGGCAGGTCTTCACGAAGAGAGAGGTCGATTTCGGTTAGCGGATGA